The following coding sequences are from one Pseudomonas mendocina window:
- a CDS encoding twin-arginine translocation pathway signal protein — protein sequence MNDTTLHAPQLSRRSLLKVGLMGTALLGTAGLTATLSGCSASTPANGYLILRSSDLPFLRALIPVMLDGAVSTEQMPQAIDGTLKSLDNSLAHLSPEMLKLTVQLFDVLALPITRGPLTGVWGSWDKASGDDVRQFLKRWQNSSLSLLRMGHASLLQLVMMAWYSRQEAWAHCGYPGPPTV from the coding sequence ATGAACGACACCACCCTCCACGCGCCGCAGCTGTCGCGGCGCAGCCTGCTCAAGGTCGGCCTGATGGGCACGGCGCTGCTCGGCACAGCCGGACTGACCGCCACGCTCAGCGGCTGCTCGGCCAGCACGCCGGCCAATGGTTACCTGATCCTGCGCAGCAGCGACCTGCCGTTTCTGCGTGCGCTGATTCCAGTGATGCTCGATGGCGCCGTCAGCACCGAGCAGATGCCGCAGGCCATCGACGGCACGCTGAAGAGCCTCGACAACAGCCTGGCGCATCTGTCGCCGGAGATGCTGAAACTTACCGTGCAGCTGTTCGACGTGCTGGCGCTGCCCATCACCCGCGGCCCGCTGACCGGGGTCTGGGGCAGTTGGGACAAGGCCAGCGGCGATGACGTGCGGCAGTTCCTCAAGCGCTGGCAGAACAGCAGCCTGAGCCTGCTGCGCATGGGCCATGCCTCGCTGCTGCAACTGGTGATGATGGCTTGGTACAGCCGCCAGGAAGCCTGGGCGCATTGCGGCTACCCCGGACCGCCCACGGTCTGA